A region of the Sideroxydans lithotrophicus ES-1 genome:
GACTTGAAATATGATTAAGATTCTTATCTCTCTTTTGATTTCAGTAATCTCGGCGTCTTCATTGGCCGAAACAGCCGAAATTCCAACTGAAAAAATTGTTGGTGCAATTACTCGATATGCAAATAAAGTTGGCTGCTTTATTTATATGGATGAGGAAAATATTGTCAGATACGAAATTCAAGGCTCACCCTATTTTATAGCTATGTATAGCATCGATACTGGATGCACTACAGGCAACAACATGCACAGGCCAGCTTTTGCCGCTTTATCAACAGACAAGCGCGGAAAGGTTTTTGTTGTAGAAAAATATTCAACCCCTAAACAAACGCCAGATAACTTTCCTCAGAACATTGTACGGATATATATCAAGGACAATAAACTTTGGTATACGGCAAAGGACTACAACTGGGGTGTTGAAAACGATCCGAAAAAAACTGACGGCATATGTTGCCCTTCCTTATCATTTGACGCTGAGTTTTATTTTGATAAGGGGGGCTGGGTTGACACAAGGAGTGAACCATAAGAGCCGTCCTAACCCTACGCTCAAGTTCGCTCCCTCCGGTCACTGGGACGCGCCTTCGGCGCGCCCCTTAGCTACACGTTAGGCCTATAAAGACGAGACCATGACAATCGAAAAAGATGATTGGCGATTGGAATTTGGCAAGGAACCGTCCTTCTACATCAAGTACAAATGGTCGTGGAAAAAATGGACGAGAACGCGCCCTCACTGGGATCATGATCATTGTGAGTTTTGTTCGCAGAAGATATCTGATCTAGATGCCGAGAACATACAGCACGAGGGGTGGACCGATGACGAGGAAACTTATTGGGTTTGCAAGTCTTGTTTTGAGGATTTCAAGGAGATGTACCAATGGAACTTGAAATGAGTAAGCCTAACCTTGCGTTCAAGTTCGCTCCCTATGGTCGCTGGGACGCGCCTTCGGCGCGCCCCTTAACTTTACGTTAGGCTCTACCGAATGGACAATTGGAAAGTAGTCGGTGTTGTAGTTGAGGGCGAACGCATCAATGTCGGCGGAGTTAATCCATGGAATCACGAATGGAAAGCGACGAAGCATGACCCTGTCCGACTTCCGCATCCGAGTTACTCGACACAAATGCATACTATGCACATTTATCAAATCGAAACTGCGGGCCGATTCATACTATTCGCAGCTGGTGAGTTATCGGCAAACGCATGGGGGTTTTATGTGCCAGCCTAACCCTACGCTCAAGTTCGCTCCCTCCGGTCGCTGGGACGCGCCTTCGGCGCGCCCCTTAGCTGCACGTTAGGCTCTACGGAATGGACAATTGGAAAGTAGTCGGTGTTGTAGTTGAGGGCGAACGCATCAATGTCGGCGGAGTTAATCCATGGAATCACGAATGGAAAGCGACGAAGCATGACCCTGTCCGACTTCCGCATCCGAGTTACTCCACACAAATGCATACTATGCACATTTATCAAATCGAAACTGCAGGCCGATACATACTATTTGCAGCAGGTGAGTTATCGGCAAACGCATGGGGGTTTTATGTGCCAGCCTAACCCTACGCTCAAGTTCGCTCCCTTCGGTCGCTGGGACGCGCCTTCGGCGCGCCCCTTAGCTATACGTTAGCCATTGGAGTAATACCGTTATGATTAATCGTTTTAGCCTCGTTGTATTTTGTATTTTCGTGCTACATGCCCAAGCATATGCGGATACCGTCTCACAAACCTTTTTCGCATCCTGTATGCCTACTTCAGGTCAATTCTCATTGCGATTCGATGATGTATGGAACCCGTCGAGTCTTGAGTCATCTGCTATAGAGCGCAGGAACGGCAAACCACTTGTCTGCGAAATTGAAGGGGTTCGATTAGTTGCAAAGTACAAAGGCTTCTCGTCTGTTGGTCGCGGGCAATGCGATGCGACTCCGGGCGGTCAGCTATCGCTGACCATGAATGGTGAAAACTTTCTAAAAGACGCTCTCGTGAATTTCTGCTTCGACTCAATAATGAGTGTAGATGTGTTCTTTCAAAGCGCTAAAGATGGTGAAGTAAAGGTGTGTTCGAGAAGTAAGGAAGGGGAGGCTTGGGAATGTACCTACAAGCCGTTCTCAATCCCATTGAGCCTGCCCATCAAGTGACCACTTCAAAAGCTATGGCTAACCCAACGCTCAAGTTCGCTCCCTTTGGTCGCTGGGACGCGCCTTCGGCGCGCCCCTTAGCTTTACGTTAGGCCGCTACGTGAATCCCATGCCACCACAACTTTTCTCTGAAGATCGCCTTGATGTCTGGTACGACGGCTCCGCGATCTGTCTTATTGCAGTAGGCTCGCACGGCGATCCACTTGACCTTGGTGAAGAGGAAGTCCATGCACTCATTAAGAAACTCCAGCAATGCCTAGTTGAGGCTGAGAATAAATGATTACTTTATTTTCGCAGCCTAACCCTGCGTTCAAGTTCGCTCCCTTTGGTCGCTGGGACGCGCCTTCGGCGCGCCCCTTAACTTTACGTTAGACCCCATCGAAAGTCAGCACGCGGCTCGTTTGACAATCTCATTTATTGTAGCTACAGTAAAGCAATGAGAATCGAGTTCGATCCCGCCAAGGACGCAGCAAACCATGCGAAGCACGGTGTATCTCTGTCTATGGCGGTCGACCTCGACTGGGAAGCCGCGCTGGTGTGGGTTGATGAACGGTTGGAGTATGGCGAGACGAGGATGATCGCACTCGCACCAAAAACTGAAACTCTTTACTGCGTGGTATTTGTAAACCGAGGCGAACTGCGAAGGGTTATCAGCCTGCGCCGCGCCAATCGTCGCGAGGTGAAATACTATGTCGAAAATCTCTAAGCGCCCAACTATCCGCATGCCCACTACGGAAGAGGATAAGGCCATTACTGCTGCAGCTAAAAGTGATCCTGACGCGCAACCACTCACGCCCAAGCAATTGAAAGCCATGGTGCCAATCCGGGCCCTGCGTGGGCGTCCGAAGTCTGAAAACAAGAAACTGCTTGTCTCGGTGCGTTATAGCCCAGAGGTCGTTGCCTACTTCAAGTCAACCGGTGAAGGTTGGCAATCACGAATGGATGGTGTGCTTCGCAAATACGTGACACGCCATTCACGTAGTGCGTGATATTCGGTCTAACCCTGCGCTCAAGTTCGCTCCCTTTGGCCGCTGGGACGCGCCTTCGGCGCGCCCCTTAGCTCCACGTTAGGCATACGTTCGACATAGGGTGTGAGGAGCGCTAGGATTGCCCCATTGGTTTTGAATGGAGTCACAGATCGTGAACACACAACTCTTGCAGCAAGCTCGCGTGCTCGACGTTGACGAACAGATCGAGTTGGTTGATGCCATCTGGGATGGCATTGTTAGTCGCGGTGCCACGCCTTCGTTGACTGAGGCACAAAAGACAGAACTTGATCACCGCCTCGCAGACCATCTTGCCAACCCCGATGATGTTGTTCCCTGGAGTGAAGTAAAGGCCGCGGCTCTTGCCAAAATCAGGCAATGAGTCTGCCGGTTAATTTTCATCGTGCCGCCAGTGCAGAGTTCATCGAAGCAAGTGCGTGGTGCGAAAGCAAGCGAATCGGCCTTGCTTTGGAATTCATGGACGAGATCGAACGTTGCCTGTCGCTGGCATCGAAACACCCTCTCCAGTTTGCCGTTGTTCGCGAGGACATTCGGCGTGTCGTTGCCAATCGC
Encoded here:
- a CDS encoding BrnT family toxin, which produces MRIEFDPAKDAANHAKHGVSLSMAVDLDWEAALVWVDERLEYGETRMIALAPKTETLYCVVFVNRGELRRVISLRRANRREVKYYVENL
- a CDS encoding BrnA antitoxin family protein yields the protein MSKISKRPTIRMPTTEEDKAITAAAKSDPDAQPLTPKQLKAMVPIRALRGRPKSENKKLLVSVRYSPEVVAYFKSTGEGWQSRMDGVLRKYVTRHSRSA
- a CDS encoding addiction module protein, with amino-acid sequence MNTQLLQQARVLDVDEQIELVDAIWDGIVSRGATPSLTEAQKTELDHRLADHLANPDDVVPWSEVKAAALAKIRQ